From the genome of Ctenopharyngodon idella isolate HZGC_01 chromosome 23, HZGC01, whole genome shotgun sequence, one region includes:
- the agtr1b gene encoding type-1 angiotensin II receptor A: MENKTSGMSESLHVNCNMSGRHGFIFTFIPVVYGCNFVIGIIGNSMVVAVIYRYMKLKTVANVFVLNLAISDLTFLITLPLWAAFTATGYHWPFGTFLCKASAGMVIFNLYTSIFFLTALSIDRYLAIVHPVRSRRQRTLLYANLTCVLIWVFALLLSAPTALSRDVYDIGNSTLCAVLHHSEQIHFLVTLSVLKSVLGFLVPFLVIITCYCLIGQALLGSRGLLRKSVRSREDETLRMIAATVLAFFVCWAPHQAFHFMELLAMLGVVENCQTLDVIDTAMPFTICISYLNSCVNPILYGFVGQNFRKNLLRLLGCESGQTRSHFSISAKMNVHSHCTSGLLNPTRSKIDSTSSVKTS; this comes from the coding sequence atggaaaacaaaaccTCAGGAATGAGTGAGAGCCTCCACGTGAACTGCAACATGTCTGGAAGACACGGCTTCATCTTCACCTTCATTCCCGTTGTCTACGGATGCAATTTTGTCATTGGGATCATTGGTAACAGCATGGTAGTGGCTGTCATCTACCGCTACATGAAGCTAAAAACAGTAGCAAATGTGTTTGTGCTCAATCTAGCTATATCAGACCTTACCTTCCTTATTACGCTGCCATTGTGGGCCGCTTTCACAGCCACGGGTTACCACTGGCCATTCGGCACCTTTCTGTGCAAGGCAAGTGCCGGAATGGTCATCTTCAACCTCTACACTAGTATATTCTTCCTCACCGCTCTTAGCATTGACCGATATCTTGCTATTGTACATCCGGTGCGCTCCAGACGCCAGCGCACACTTCTCTACGCTAACCTCACGTGTGTACTCATATGGGTGTTTGCCTTGCTCCTCAGTGCACCTACAGCACTAAGCAGGGATGTGTACGACATTGGGAACTCAACATTGTGCGCAGTGTTGCACCACAGTGAGCAGATACACTTCCTAGTTACCCTTAGCGTGCTAAAAAGTGTTCTAGGCTTTCTTGTGCCTTTCCTTGTCATCATCACCTGCTATTGCCTTATTGGTCAGGCACTTCTGGGTTCCAGGGGTCTGTTGAGGAAAAGCGTTCGCTCTCGGGAGGATGAAACACTCCGGATGATAGCCGCTACTGTGTTAGCTTTCTTTGTTTGCTGGGCTCCTCACCAAGCTTTCCACTTCATGGAGCTGCTGGCCATGCTTGGCGTGGTGGAAAACTGCCAAACACTGGATGTTATTGACACAGCCATGCCATTTACCATCTGCATCTCCTATTTAAACAGTTGTGTAAACCCCATTCTCTATGGATTTGTTGGACAAAATTTTCGCAAGAATCTACTGAGGTTGCTAGGCTGTGAGTCTGGACAAACTCGCAGTCACTTTAGCATTAGCGCAAAGATGAATGTCCATTCCCATTGCACCTCTGGACTGCTCAACCCAACAAGGTCCAAGATCGATTCAACATCCTCTGTTAAGACATCTTAG